The genomic window ataacactgatgattagagcactaaaatcaaaatccgcaactaaaatgttggatttttttcgaggtatttCTCTCTGTCTGTCTCTGCCGTCGAAACAAGAAAGCATTTCGCGAGCGCGTTGTACGGTTCTACGAGCAACACAAGAATCTCGGCGAAAAGTGCACGGTACAATATTTCAAAGGGGAAAACGTTGCGCCGTCGACTGTTTACAACACCTTTCGACGGTGCAATCTCAATGCCGCTTGCCGgttgataaaaaaattattttggctaaatattttgttttgcacgaagcaagttacttccctcgcaaaaaaaagcaaaaaaaaaaaaaaaacaatcgttcCCGAATACCCACTCGATCCCATTTGTACCCTAAAAAGCACAACCCGCTTCACAATTTGCTTCAGTGTCGCCCAATCGCAGATTTCTTCGGGATTTCGTTTTGAGAGCCACGAATTGCAAACAAGTTGATTGGTAGAAGATCACGAAATGCATTAGCAAAGTTGACGTAGACGCCGTACTACGCGCCTGTTCCGACATCAAACGGAAGCTTCGCCGAACAGCATCCAATTACGGATCGGTTTGAAATGTTCACTAATTTTTGGCCAACAATGGAGAACGTATCTTCTAATTTCAATCGAAtcgtttgtcttttttttttgacaggttgagaaaaaaaatccaaaatttgtgttgccacccgttaactttttttgttttagtaattttaataacgaaagttttcagcaaaggaccagccgaccgaaacgttttccgcaggtcgccaaattacgagcacttccgctcgagcaaatatgtacaaaaatgaaataattttatatagagagaagttttctttcgattggaTAGCACCGAAAAGGTTTTCCAATTGCTAGAAGGTTCAAATTAACCTATTTTCCACAATTCAGTTTGCACGTGCCGCCATAGTCGGATACATGATTTGATAATATTCGGCCATACGCTTAAAACAGAATGTTCAGCGGGTGTTAGTTTGGACGGTGCGGACAGTGCAGTAAATTGAATGCAAACTTCCAGTGTACTTTTCACAAGCAGTAATTcgattttggttgatttaaaaCAACAGTCCGTAAAATTTTACCGGCACCGATCGAATAGTAACTTCCAACCGTCATCTACGCGTTCCCAAACAGAGCCGATGAATACGATCCTAAACAACAGACACCGGACCCCCGGTTATCATATTCGCAGACTTGCATCATCGTGCATCCATCGACTCGTCGTCTACAACTGTGTGTGTGGaagaaaaccaaaccaaacgaaCGCGCAATGGCTGAAACTGCTATCGACGTTGCTGCTACGGCCCCTGCCGTCGTCGCCTCTCCGCCAGCCGCCAAAGCGCCACCGAAGCAGGCGGCCAAGGCTAGCAAGAGTGACGCCAAGAaaccgaaaaaatcttcaacccaTCCACCAGTGAGTGAGATGGTTCTGGCTGCCATCCGGACCCTGAAGGAACGGAGCGGATCATCACTGCAGGCGATCAAAAAGTACATCGCCGCCAACTACATGTGTGACGTCGCCAGGCTGGCTCCGTTTATCCGGAAGGCTTTGAAAACGGGTGTCGAGAAGGGAAACATCACCCAGACCAAGGGTACCGGTGCTTCCGGATCGTTTAAGGTGACGGTCGAAGCAAAGAAACCGGCTGGCGATAAGAAACCACCATCGGGTGCAGCGAAAAAACCGAAGAAATCGGCTACTAAATCCGGGGAGAAGAAAAATCCGCCGGCTGGTGGTGGTGAGAAGACCAGCAAGCCAAAGGCGGCGATCCCGGCCGCTAAGAAATCGGCTACGAAGAAAGCGAAAGCTGCTGCCCCTGCAAAGGCGGTAACGGCTGCCACTAAACAGAAAGCCACCAaaccatcgaaggctgcagcgaacaagccgagggcacctaagccaaagaaggccgccaccgccccgaagaaggtcaccgccggcaagaagtaaattcccgacaacgtgcgcgtccccccaaaacaacagtccttttcaggactaacaaaattgtaaagaattgattgatgcttattttccgttaatGCTCCGTTCCCCCCATGAGTTTTCTAGCTTGAGCAGCAGCGCGCGCACACACCCGCATTCAACTGGCTGCCGATTGGCAAGATAAATCAGTCGTCGTTAGTTTGATTAAACAAATCACTATAGTAAATAGGCGCGGTTTCTTGCTCAGATAAACGTACGTACGTACAGGTAAATTAATAGTAGGCCGTGGTTTTCTGTTGccttaacaaacaaacaaacaaacagagcaagtataatattactctgattagcaaacaacgcgcttattttggctataataaaacagagaaaaattggctggcacaataaacaaacgaacgaacgaTAATTACCGATTTTTTAGCCTAAATTGACGAACGTATTGTATTGTTCAACTTTGCGATTATGAATTGTGTTGGGTATTTAATTATTAACGTTCAACGCAGATCAGAAGTTTGAAGGCTGGGAAGTGCATTGTAttaacaagtatgatccagaaatgtgttCTTTTTGCGGCAGAATTTTCATACGCAGGGGCTGTTTTAGACTGACTGAGTAGAATATAGACGATAAAGGGGTAGAAAAAAGACCGTTTTCCGTcttaacaaaaacaatcaactagcggtaaggggaaagactacttccacaaactacagcaattgatttggtgatgatttgaaaaatggacagagaaacaaaaatgacaacGACGTTTTTGCTCtaatgaaacaaacaaacaaacaacaacaactaatgtttatataaactatgtgtacacatttcaattcaactctttaccagaacgtgttttggtggccctgaaaagggccgatgACGATGGGGTGGTGGTGTGTGACATCCGGCGGCGGGGCGGGCGACACGTTTACTTCGAGCTGGTATACTTGGTAACGGCCTTGGTACCTTCCGATACGGCATGTTTCGCCAGCTCTCCCGGTAACAGCAAACGAACGGCGGTCTGTACCTCGCGGGAGGTGATCGTCGACCGTCGGTTGTAATGGGCCAGACGAGATGCTTCGTTAGCAATACGCTCGAAGATGTCGTTCACGAAGCTATTCATGATGCTCATCGCCTTCGACGAGACACCGGTGTCCGGATGGACCTGCTTCAGcaccttgtagatgtagatagcgtagctttccttgcgccgttgctttcgcttcttcttctctcctcctcctgcttttgtggcgatgttcttctgtgccttgccaccgccgccgccggattttttcacagcctttccgctggctttcggtgccatagtaacgacgtggttgtgctgctgttaacgctctcgatgcgaactgcgctgactgattggtagcaaaaatcactacatatcgcttatatacgatcgtgtagcgagacgaaggttcgtccttttttgtgtttagcgcgtttcgttcgttcgctactccgcccctttggcgaacgatgtgcaatgaAGCGAATGCATAACAAGGGGTGCTGTGTGCGCGAGTGGCATCAGTGTTACTCGTATTGTCTACGTGACTACACACGAACGCGCACAGCGATAAACCTACAACAATGTCTGCACGCGGTAAAGGAGGAAA from Topomyia yanbarensis strain Yona2022 unplaced genomic scaffold, ASM3024719v1 HiC_scaffold_6, whole genome shotgun sequence includes these protein-coding regions:
- the LOC131695979 gene encoding histone H1A, sperm-like, which encodes MAETAIDVAATAPAVVASPPAAKAPPKQAAKASKSDAKKPKKSSTHPPVSEMVLAAIRTLKERSGSSLQAIKKYIAANYMCDVARLAPFIRKALKTGVEKGNITQTKGTGASGSFKVTVEAKKPAGDKKPPSGAAKKPKKSATKSGEKKNPPAGGGEKTSKPKAAIPAAKKSATKKAKAAAPAKANFHTQGLF